Proteins from one Limanda limanda chromosome 9, fLimLim1.1, whole genome shotgun sequence genomic window:
- the sele gene encoding E-selectin isoform X2 — MTRGSKTSWISQMLLCSMLCMWTTVDSWSYFYSNDTMNWEDARSWCRENYTDMVAIQNQDEIGHLNTWLPRQPFYYWIGIRKINNVWTWVGTNKALTAEATNWAKGEPNGKRQGSKQSEDCVEMYIKREKEPTKWNDEMCWRKKTALCYSAACKKDSCDYGDCVETINSHTCACFEGFYGEKCEKVVKCDKEEITVPYKGSVNCTHKYGNFSFDSLCEYSCEEGYELSMVRPLRCTGSKEWSEQPPTCEAVQCPVLTRPEGGSMDCFSPLGDSRYQSTCVFACYEGFVQAGSSSDTLQCEASGSWNASQPSCVAITCQNPEGAPHLIPTCSSSSSELRLGSTCSFDCGAGFVLQGADTVLCSGDGRWSRAIPTCKEMECPAPEIPTSGRIFCSLPLSSPASPETPHPLGMVCNFTCDEGHKLEGAPSMECEDPGQWTSSPPTCTVVKCNNEEVTVPYKGSVNCTHKYGIFSFDSSCEYSCEEGYELSMVRPLRCTGSKEWSEQPPTCEAVQCPELTRPEGGSMDCFSPLGDSRYQSTCVFACDEGFVQAGSSSDTLQCEASGSWNASQPSCVAVQLPASPTLENGSVSCGPPDMKFIYRNTCSFSCGPGYHLVGLGTVTYTSAADWGENIPRCEAITCQNPEGAPHLIPTCSSSSSELRLGSTCSFDCGAGFVLQGADTVLCSGDGRWSRAIPTCKEMECPAPEIPTSGRIFCSLPLSSPASPETPHPLGMVCNFTCDEGHELEGAPSMECEDPGQWTSSPPTCTVVKCNKEEVTVPYKGSVNCTHKYGIFSFDSSCEYSCEEGYELSMVRPLRCTGSKEWSEQPPTCEAVQCPVLTRPEGGSMDCFSPLGDSRYQSTCVFACDEGFVQAGSSSDTLQCEASGSWNASQPSCVALRCPSLEAPENGHINCSNSESVFNTQCSFTCTPEYSLEGHELLNCDRHGNWTGERPTCQASPSKLSAITSGVAAGGTLLSGLSLAVWILKRLKQRNDTFELSSNSDIEAPPQVYKNSLDSLI, encoded by the exons ATG ACACGTGGATCCAAGACCTCATGGATCAGCCAGATGCTTCTTTGTTCAA tgCTGTGCATGTGGACTACTGTGGATAGCTGGTCTTACTTCTACTCCAACGACACTATGAATTGGGAGGATGCTAGATCCTGGTGCAGGGAGAACTACACGGACATGGTGGCCATCCAGAACCAGGACGAGATCGGGCATCTCAACACCTGGCTGCCCAGGCAACCCTTTTACTATTGGATTGGGATCCGCAAGATCAACAATGTCTGGACCTGGGTGGGCACCAACAAGGCTCTGACAGCAGAAGCAACCAACTGGGCAAAGGGTGAACCAAACGGCAAGCGGCAGGGTTCAAAGCAGAGTGAGGACTGTGTCGAGATGTAcataaagagggagaaagagccAACCAAGTGGAATGATGAGATGTGCTGGAGAAAGAAGACCGCTCTGTGCTACTCGG CGGCCTGTAAGAAGGACTCATGTGACTATGGAGACTGTGTGGAAACCATCAACAGCCACACGTGCGCTTGTTTCGAGGGTTTTTATGGAGAGAAGTGTGAAAAGG TTGTTAAGTGTGACAAGGAGGAGATAACTGTCCCTTATAAAGGAAGTGTCAACTGCACTCACAAGTATGGAAACTTCTCCTTTGACTCATTGTGCGAGTATTCCTGTGAGGAAGGATATGAGCTGAGTATGGTGAGACCCCTGAGATGCACTGGCTCCAAAGAGTGGTCGGAGCAGCCTCCTACATGTGAAG CGGTCCAGTGTCCGGTGCTGACTCGTCCTGAAGGAGGATCCATGGATTGCTTCTCTCCTCTGGGCGACTCCAGGTACCAGTCCacctgtgtgtttgcctgttaCGAGGGCTTCGTCCAAGCTGGTTCCTCCTCTGACACTCTGCAGTGTGAGGCATCAGGAAGTTGGAATGCTTCGCAGCCGTCTTGCGTTG CAATCACCTGTCAGAATCCAGAGGGAGCTCCTCACCTGATCCCCACATGCAGCAGCTCTTCCTCTGAGCTGCGGCTAGGCTCTACCTGCAGCTTCGACTGTGGAGCTGGCTTTGTGCTGCAGGGAGCCGACACCGTCCTGTGCTCTGGTGACGGGCGGTGGAGTAGAGCCATACCTACCTGCAAAG AAATGGAATGTCCTGCCCCCGAGATTCCTACAAGTGGCCGCATCTTCTGCAGCCTCCCTCTGTCTTCACCTGCTTCTCCCGAGACCCCCCATCCACTTGGTATGGTCTGCAATTTTACCTGTGACGAAGGCCACAAGTTGGAAGGTGCTCCCAGCATGGAGTGTGAGGATCCAGGCCAGTGGACCTCCTCACCACCCACCTGCACAG TTGTTAAGTGCAACAATGAGGAGGTAACTGTCCCTTATAAAGGAAGTGTCAACTGCACTCACAAGTATGGAATCTTCTCCTTCGACTCCTCGTGCGAGTATTCCTGTGAGGAAGGATATGAGCTGAGTATGGTGAGACCCCTGAGATGCACTGGCTCCAAAGAGTGGTCGGAGCAGCCACCTACATGTGAAG CGGTCCAGTGTCCGGAGCTGACTCGTCCTGAAGGAGGATCCATGGATTGCTTCTCTCCTCTGGGCGACTCCAGGTACCAGTCCacctgtgtgtttgcctgtgacGAGGGCTTCGTCCAAGCTGGTTCCTCCTCTGACACTCTGCAGTGTGAGGCATCAGGAAGTTGGAATGCTTCGCAGCCGTCTTGTGTTG CTGTGCAGTTACCTGCTAGCCCGACGCTGGAGAATGGCTCCGTCAGCTGTGGACCCCCAGATATGAAGTTCATCTACAGAAacacctgcagcttcagctgCGGCCCTGGCTACCACCTGGTGGGATTGGGCACGGTGACATACACATCAGCGGCTGATTGGGGTGAAAACATTCCTCGCTGTGAAG cAATCACCTGTCAGAATCCAGAGGGAGCTCCTCACCTGATCCCCACATGCAGCAGCTCTTCCTCTGAGCTGCGGCTAggctccacctgcagcttcGACTGTGGAGCCGGCTTTGTGCTGCAGGGAGCCGACACCGTCCTGTGCTCTGGTGACGGGCGGTGGAGTAGAGCCATACCTACCTGCAAAG AAATGGAATGTCCTGCCCCCGAGATTCCTACAAGTGGCCGCATCTTCTGCAGCCTCCCTCTGTCTTCACCTGCTTCTCCCGAGACCCCCCATCCACTTGGTATGGTCTGCAATTTTACCTGTGATGAAGGCCACGAGTTGGAAGGTGCTCCCAGCATGGAGTGTGAGGATCCAGGCCAGTGGACCTCCTCACCACCCACCTGCACAG TTGTTAAGTGCAACAAGGAGGAGGTAACTGTCCCTTATAAAGGAAGTGTCAACTGCACTCACAAGTATGGAATCTTCTCCTTCGACTCATCGTGCGAGTATTCCTGTGAGGAAGGATATGAGCTGAGTATGGTGAGACCCCTAAGATGCACTGGCTCCAAAGAGTGGTCGGAGCAGCCTCCTACATGTGAAG CGGTCCAGTGTCCGGTGCTGACTCGTCCTGAAGGAGGATCCATGGATTGCTTCTCTCCTCTGGGCGACTCCAGGTACCAGTCCacctgtgtgtttgcctgtgacGAGGGCTTCGTCCAAGCTGGTTCCTCCTCTGACACTCTGCAGTGTGAGGCATCAGGAAGTTGGAATGCTTCGCAGCCGTCTTGTGTTG CTCTAAGGTGCCCGTCGCTCGAAGCTCCAGAAAATGGTCACATCAACTGCTCAAACAGCGAGTCCGTGTTCAACACTCAGTGCTCCTTCACGTGCACCCCAGAATACTCACTGGAGGGGCATGAGCTGCTGAACTGTGATCGCCATGGCAACTGGACTGGGGAGAGACCCACCTGCCAAG CTTCCCCATCCAAGTTGAGTGCTATAACCTCTGGTGTGGCAGCAGGGGGCACTCTGCTAAGTGGTCTGTCCCTTGCTGTTTGGATCCTGAAACGACTGAAACAGAGGAATGACACATTTGAGCTGAGCAG TAACTCCGACATAGAGGCCCCTCCCCAGGTCTACAAAAACAGCCTTGACAGTCTCATATAG
- the sele gene encoding E-selectin isoform X1 has protein sequence MEFCFGLFQTRGSKTSWISQMLLCSMLCMWTTVDSWSYFYSNDTMNWEDARSWCRENYTDMVAIQNQDEIGHLNTWLPRQPFYYWIGIRKINNVWTWVGTNKALTAEATNWAKGEPNGKRQGSKQSEDCVEMYIKREKEPTKWNDEMCWRKKTALCYSAACKKDSCDYGDCVETINSHTCACFEGFYGEKCEKVVKCDKEEITVPYKGSVNCTHKYGNFSFDSLCEYSCEEGYELSMVRPLRCTGSKEWSEQPPTCEAVQCPVLTRPEGGSMDCFSPLGDSRYQSTCVFACYEGFVQAGSSSDTLQCEASGSWNASQPSCVAITCQNPEGAPHLIPTCSSSSSELRLGSTCSFDCGAGFVLQGADTVLCSGDGRWSRAIPTCKEMECPAPEIPTSGRIFCSLPLSSPASPETPHPLGMVCNFTCDEGHKLEGAPSMECEDPGQWTSSPPTCTVVKCNNEEVTVPYKGSVNCTHKYGIFSFDSSCEYSCEEGYELSMVRPLRCTGSKEWSEQPPTCEAVQCPELTRPEGGSMDCFSPLGDSRYQSTCVFACDEGFVQAGSSSDTLQCEASGSWNASQPSCVAVQLPASPTLENGSVSCGPPDMKFIYRNTCSFSCGPGYHLVGLGTVTYTSAADWGENIPRCEAITCQNPEGAPHLIPTCSSSSSELRLGSTCSFDCGAGFVLQGADTVLCSGDGRWSRAIPTCKEMECPAPEIPTSGRIFCSLPLSSPASPETPHPLGMVCNFTCDEGHELEGAPSMECEDPGQWTSSPPTCTVVKCNKEEVTVPYKGSVNCTHKYGIFSFDSSCEYSCEEGYELSMVRPLRCTGSKEWSEQPPTCEAVQCPVLTRPEGGSMDCFSPLGDSRYQSTCVFACDEGFVQAGSSSDTLQCEASGSWNASQPSCVALRCPSLEAPENGHINCSNSESVFNTQCSFTCTPEYSLEGHELLNCDRHGNWTGERPTCQASPSKLSAITSGVAAGGTLLSGLSLAVWILKRLKQRNDTFELSSNSDIEAPPQVYKNSLDSLI, from the exons ATG GAGTTCTGCTTTGGATTATTTCAGACACGTGGATCCAAGACCTCATGGATCAGCCAGATGCTTCTTTGTTCAA tgCTGTGCATGTGGACTACTGTGGATAGCTGGTCTTACTTCTACTCCAACGACACTATGAATTGGGAGGATGCTAGATCCTGGTGCAGGGAGAACTACACGGACATGGTGGCCATCCAGAACCAGGACGAGATCGGGCATCTCAACACCTGGCTGCCCAGGCAACCCTTTTACTATTGGATTGGGATCCGCAAGATCAACAATGTCTGGACCTGGGTGGGCACCAACAAGGCTCTGACAGCAGAAGCAACCAACTGGGCAAAGGGTGAACCAAACGGCAAGCGGCAGGGTTCAAAGCAGAGTGAGGACTGTGTCGAGATGTAcataaagagggagaaagagccAACCAAGTGGAATGATGAGATGTGCTGGAGAAAGAAGACCGCTCTGTGCTACTCGG CGGCCTGTAAGAAGGACTCATGTGACTATGGAGACTGTGTGGAAACCATCAACAGCCACACGTGCGCTTGTTTCGAGGGTTTTTATGGAGAGAAGTGTGAAAAGG TTGTTAAGTGTGACAAGGAGGAGATAACTGTCCCTTATAAAGGAAGTGTCAACTGCACTCACAAGTATGGAAACTTCTCCTTTGACTCATTGTGCGAGTATTCCTGTGAGGAAGGATATGAGCTGAGTATGGTGAGACCCCTGAGATGCACTGGCTCCAAAGAGTGGTCGGAGCAGCCTCCTACATGTGAAG CGGTCCAGTGTCCGGTGCTGACTCGTCCTGAAGGAGGATCCATGGATTGCTTCTCTCCTCTGGGCGACTCCAGGTACCAGTCCacctgtgtgtttgcctgttaCGAGGGCTTCGTCCAAGCTGGTTCCTCCTCTGACACTCTGCAGTGTGAGGCATCAGGAAGTTGGAATGCTTCGCAGCCGTCTTGCGTTG CAATCACCTGTCAGAATCCAGAGGGAGCTCCTCACCTGATCCCCACATGCAGCAGCTCTTCCTCTGAGCTGCGGCTAGGCTCTACCTGCAGCTTCGACTGTGGAGCTGGCTTTGTGCTGCAGGGAGCCGACACCGTCCTGTGCTCTGGTGACGGGCGGTGGAGTAGAGCCATACCTACCTGCAAAG AAATGGAATGTCCTGCCCCCGAGATTCCTACAAGTGGCCGCATCTTCTGCAGCCTCCCTCTGTCTTCACCTGCTTCTCCCGAGACCCCCCATCCACTTGGTATGGTCTGCAATTTTACCTGTGACGAAGGCCACAAGTTGGAAGGTGCTCCCAGCATGGAGTGTGAGGATCCAGGCCAGTGGACCTCCTCACCACCCACCTGCACAG TTGTTAAGTGCAACAATGAGGAGGTAACTGTCCCTTATAAAGGAAGTGTCAACTGCACTCACAAGTATGGAATCTTCTCCTTCGACTCCTCGTGCGAGTATTCCTGTGAGGAAGGATATGAGCTGAGTATGGTGAGACCCCTGAGATGCACTGGCTCCAAAGAGTGGTCGGAGCAGCCACCTACATGTGAAG CGGTCCAGTGTCCGGAGCTGACTCGTCCTGAAGGAGGATCCATGGATTGCTTCTCTCCTCTGGGCGACTCCAGGTACCAGTCCacctgtgtgtttgcctgtgacGAGGGCTTCGTCCAAGCTGGTTCCTCCTCTGACACTCTGCAGTGTGAGGCATCAGGAAGTTGGAATGCTTCGCAGCCGTCTTGTGTTG CTGTGCAGTTACCTGCTAGCCCGACGCTGGAGAATGGCTCCGTCAGCTGTGGACCCCCAGATATGAAGTTCATCTACAGAAacacctgcagcttcagctgCGGCCCTGGCTACCACCTGGTGGGATTGGGCACGGTGACATACACATCAGCGGCTGATTGGGGTGAAAACATTCCTCGCTGTGAAG cAATCACCTGTCAGAATCCAGAGGGAGCTCCTCACCTGATCCCCACATGCAGCAGCTCTTCCTCTGAGCTGCGGCTAggctccacctgcagcttcGACTGTGGAGCCGGCTTTGTGCTGCAGGGAGCCGACACCGTCCTGTGCTCTGGTGACGGGCGGTGGAGTAGAGCCATACCTACCTGCAAAG AAATGGAATGTCCTGCCCCCGAGATTCCTACAAGTGGCCGCATCTTCTGCAGCCTCCCTCTGTCTTCACCTGCTTCTCCCGAGACCCCCCATCCACTTGGTATGGTCTGCAATTTTACCTGTGATGAAGGCCACGAGTTGGAAGGTGCTCCCAGCATGGAGTGTGAGGATCCAGGCCAGTGGACCTCCTCACCACCCACCTGCACAG TTGTTAAGTGCAACAAGGAGGAGGTAACTGTCCCTTATAAAGGAAGTGTCAACTGCACTCACAAGTATGGAATCTTCTCCTTCGACTCATCGTGCGAGTATTCCTGTGAGGAAGGATATGAGCTGAGTATGGTGAGACCCCTAAGATGCACTGGCTCCAAAGAGTGGTCGGAGCAGCCTCCTACATGTGAAG CGGTCCAGTGTCCGGTGCTGACTCGTCCTGAAGGAGGATCCATGGATTGCTTCTCTCCTCTGGGCGACTCCAGGTACCAGTCCacctgtgtgtttgcctgtgacGAGGGCTTCGTCCAAGCTGGTTCCTCCTCTGACACTCTGCAGTGTGAGGCATCAGGAAGTTGGAATGCTTCGCAGCCGTCTTGTGTTG CTCTAAGGTGCCCGTCGCTCGAAGCTCCAGAAAATGGTCACATCAACTGCTCAAACAGCGAGTCCGTGTTCAACACTCAGTGCTCCTTCACGTGCACCCCAGAATACTCACTGGAGGGGCATGAGCTGCTGAACTGTGATCGCCATGGCAACTGGACTGGGGAGAGACCCACCTGCCAAG CTTCCCCATCCAAGTTGAGTGCTATAACCTCTGGTGTGGCAGCAGGGGGCACTCTGCTAAGTGGTCTGTCCCTTGCTGTTTGGATCCTGAAACGACTGAAACAGAGGAATGACACATTTGAGCTGAGCAG TAACTCCGACATAGAGGCCCCTCCCCAGGTCTACAAAAACAGCCTTGACAGTCTCATATAG